One genomic region from Oceaniferula flava encodes:
- a CDS encoding FAD-binding oxidoreductase codes for MTSHELSTRLGTLLRADQISTADEVRAEHGTDKWHASALPDVVVFAESTEDVVAVMKFASENKIPVYTRAAGTGHTGGCVPVHGGILLSVMRMNRILEINPSDGVCVTQPGVITGELQNAVREHGWYYPPDPASLKECSIGGNIATNAGGPRCLKYGVTKQYVLGLTVVLASGEILKTGGRCHKNSTGFDLTSLIVGCEGMLGIVTEITVRLIPHPQTRAMLGASFPDFTAAAAAVQAILDSGTLPSALEITDGFTMAAARDYLGADKLPPGDAYLMIEIDGNVETVARELPALHDFLLEHQALRIDTAPDEPSCERIWQLRRDFSYSLKHTGLTKLNEDIVVPRSKLVDLVNFAQQLQADTGIPVACFGHAGDGNIHTNIMVDNYADPATKKVADAALDRLFTWVIENGGVISGEHGIGLAKKPWIRQALGEVSIQTHLAVKKALDPTNILNPGKFLD; via the coding sequence GTGACCAGTCATGAGCTAAGCACCCGCCTCGGCACGCTTCTACGCGCCGATCAGATTTCCACCGCCGATGAGGTTCGGGCCGAACACGGCACCGACAAGTGGCATGCCTCCGCGCTCCCGGACGTCGTCGTCTTCGCCGAGTCCACCGAGGACGTGGTGGCGGTGATGAAGTTTGCTTCTGAAAATAAGATCCCGGTCTACACCCGCGCTGCCGGCACCGGTCACACCGGCGGCTGCGTGCCGGTCCACGGCGGTATCCTGCTCTCCGTGATGCGGATGAATCGGATTTTGGAAATCAATCCGTCCGACGGAGTCTGCGTCACCCAGCCGGGAGTCATCACCGGCGAGCTGCAAAATGCCGTCCGCGAACACGGCTGGTATTACCCGCCCGATCCGGCATCGCTCAAGGAGTGCAGCATCGGCGGTAACATCGCTACCAACGCCGGCGGCCCGCGCTGCCTGAAATACGGCGTCACTAAGCAGTATGTGCTCGGCCTCACCGTGGTGCTGGCGTCAGGTGAGATTTTGAAAACCGGCGGTCGCTGTCACAAGAACTCCACCGGCTTTGACCTGACCTCTTTGATCGTCGGCTGCGAAGGCATGTTAGGCATCGTCACCGAGATCACCGTGCGACTGATCCCGCACCCGCAGACCCGCGCCATGCTCGGTGCCTCGTTCCCCGATTTCACCGCCGCCGCTGCCGCCGTGCAGGCCATTCTCGACTCCGGCACCCTTCCTTCCGCGCTGGAAATCACCGACGGCTTCACCATGGCCGCCGCCCGCGATTATCTCGGAGCCGATAAATTACCGCCCGGTGACGCCTACCTGATGATCGAGATCGATGGCAACGTCGAGACCGTCGCCCGCGAGCTGCCGGCCCTGCACGATTTCCTGCTGGAGCACCAAGCCCTACGGATCGATACCGCACCGGACGAACCCTCCTGCGAACGCATCTGGCAGCTCCGCCGTGACTTTTCCTACTCCCTGAAACACACCGGCCTGACCAAGCTCAACGAAGACATCGTGGTGCCACGTTCCAAATTGGTCGATCTGGTGAACTTCGCCCAGCAGCTGCAGGCGGACACCGGCATCCCGGTCGCCTGTTTCGGCCACGCCGGCGATGGCAACATCCACACCAACATCATGGTCGACAACTATGCGGATCCAGCGACCAAAAAAGTCGCCGACGCCGCGCTGGACCGACTATTCACCTGGGTCATCGAAAATGGCGGCGTCATCTCCGGCGAGCACGGCATCGGCCTGGCCAAGAAACCCTGGATTCGCCAAGCACTGGGGGAGGTTTCTATCCAAACCCACCTTGCGGTTAAGAAAGCCTTAGACCCTACGAACATTCTAAACCCTGGGAAGTTTCTCGACTAA
- a CDS encoding PQQ-dependent sugar dehydrogenase: MKIPHLALALALSIKGICAPSVPKDEFFKVETLVEGLVDAMEITVLPTGDVFIAERTGALKWYSPKTGETKEIKKFEVSVKTKKGTSRETGLLGITADPNFMKNGWFYVYYSPKSPEVHRLSRFTFSQGKVKDEKRMLEIPQSRKEGVCHEGGSLAFDSKGNLFLSTGDNAAPFPAKGYPPLDERKGHEHENSQRSASNSNDLRGKVLRIRPTANGGYSIPSGNLFAKGTAKTRPEIYAMGCRNPWRIGVDQRTDYLYWGEVGPDARKNTSRGPRGYCEINQAKEPGNFGWPYFVADNQAYARYDFESKKTGDKFIATAPENESRLNTGLKTLPAAQEPLWFQPRSCYCAGPVYYYDDFSNSAAKLPRGLDGCLITYDWNNGRMQLTKLDKEGNMEWKEDWLHSKKFIHPSDVELGPDGSMYVLEYGSKWYNGKNGKLKRVTFTKAGDQVVKNDGLDPRLEGLKKDHPGTQLLAKSTCLSCHQTQEKSVGPSYSDVADLYRDKENAADLLTQKVMKGGVGAWGKVPMPPNPQYNEEQVSQMVDAILSLKPGGHKK; encoded by the coding sequence ATGAAAATCCCACACTTAGCTCTTGCTCTCGCCCTGTCGATCAAGGGGATCTGCGCCCCCTCCGTTCCGAAAGATGAATTTTTCAAAGTCGAAACCCTGGTTGAGGGCCTGGTGGACGCCATGGAGATCACCGTGCTGCCGACCGGTGATGTCTTTATTGCCGAGCGGACCGGAGCGCTGAAATGGTATTCTCCGAAGACCGGTGAGACCAAGGAAATCAAGAAGTTCGAGGTCTCGGTGAAAACCAAGAAAGGCACCTCGCGTGAGACCGGCTTGCTCGGCATCACCGCCGATCCCAATTTCATGAAAAACGGATGGTTCTACGTGTATTACTCACCGAAAAGCCCCGAGGTGCACCGCCTGTCGCGCTTCACCTTCAGCCAGGGCAAGGTGAAGGACGAAAAGCGGATGCTGGAAATCCCCCAGTCGCGTAAAGAAGGCGTCTGCCACGAAGGCGGATCGTTGGCTTTCGACAGCAAAGGCAATCTCTTCCTCTCCACCGGCGACAACGCCGCGCCATTCCCCGCCAAAGGTTACCCACCGCTCGACGAGCGCAAGGGACACGAACACGAAAACTCCCAACGCAGCGCCAGCAACAGCAACGACCTGCGCGGCAAGGTGCTACGCATCCGCCCGACCGCCAACGGTGGCTACAGCATCCCGTCCGGTAACCTCTTTGCCAAAGGCACTGCCAAGACACGGCCGGAAATCTACGCGATGGGCTGTCGGAACCCGTGGCGGATCGGCGTCGACCAGCGCACCGACTACCTCTACTGGGGCGAAGTCGGCCCGGATGCCCGCAAGAATACCAGCCGTGGTCCACGCGGTTACTGTGAGATCAACCAAGCGAAGGAACCCGGCAACTTCGGCTGGCCCTACTTCGTCGCCGATAACCAGGCTTACGCGCGCTACGATTTTGAAAGCAAGAAGACCGGCGACAAATTCATCGCCACCGCGCCGGAAAACGAATCCCGCCTGAACACCGGACTGAAAACCCTGCCGGCCGCCCAAGAGCCGCTGTGGTTCCAGCCACGGTCCTGCTACTGCGCCGGCCCGGTGTATTACTACGATGACTTCAGCAACTCCGCCGCAAAACTGCCCCGCGGACTCGACGGCTGCCTGATCACCTACGATTGGAACAACGGCCGGATGCAGCTCACCAAGCTGGACAAGGAGGGCAACATGGAGTGGAAGGAAGACTGGCTGCACAGCAAGAAATTCATCCACCCGTCAGATGTCGAACTCGGCCCGGATGGCAGCATGTATGTGCTGGAATACGGCTCGAAATGGTACAACGGCAAGAACGGCAAACTCAAGCGTGTCACCTTCACCAAGGCCGGTGATCAGGTGGTGAAAAACGATGGCCTGGACCCTCGACTCGAAGGTCTCAAGAAAGACCACCCCGGCACCCAGCTGCTGGCGAAGTCGACCTGCCTGTCCTGCCACCAGACGCAGGAAAAGTCCGTCGGTCCGAGCTACTCCGATGTCGCCGATCTCTATCGCGACAAAGAAAACGCCGCTGATTTACTGACGCAGAAGGTCATGAAAGGCGGCGTCGGCGCCTGGGGCAAAGTCCCGATGCCACCGAACCCCCAATACAACGAAGAGCAGGTCAGCCAGATGGTGGACGCCATTCTCTCGCTGAAGCCGGGCGGACACAAAAAATAA
- a CDS encoding NPCBM/NEW2 domain-containing protein: protein MKLSLIFTASILGTSLLPAATPPKDLAANQAAEARSIIESWQKGEPTDAERILHIVYWTPADREPAPQYRERLTRVMESVQKFYAQEMNTIGFGAQTVNLTYEDDKLLKIHLIKAPKPYADYGPADGQRIRKECLPTLEKAGIYADQETVVIFCNMSNWDSKKLRMSQNSPYYAGGDHRRGTAWQVDSALLDSDLLAKKSPIIHDGQYGKISVGKYNSIFVGGVAHELGHALGLPHNCERADERAAHGIALMGNGNRTFGRDLRGEGQPSFLTLASALRCASHPMFTGSIKGMHLPGKAHLEELQFTAKDRAIAISGKVVTAADSPPVHGVIAYTDPSGGSNYDATTATAVPDSHGHFTLNCTDLKAGKSASLRLIILYANGDATSHIGSHSPYTYPYTVGKDGQPDLSTLHQITHFAAVKQAMQQRNQAEVTQQLERLSRGEDQKLAKIAQRLLGKHQRHSTPDKIAHDLTHIPLADTTPTAAKVGYFHPTYNRLPNADVLLNSGNQIYEHGIYAHAPARHTYSLDGRWKKLTGTCGLAAGMGGSVKFFIKADGKVVWQSKTVKAGQNPKFSIDLSGVKQIELITDDSGDGTGQDWGLWLEPLLLR from the coding sequence ATGAAGTTGTCTCTGATTTTCACTGCTTCCATTCTCGGCACATCGCTACTGCCCGCAGCCACTCCCCCCAAAGACCTCGCCGCAAATCAAGCCGCTGAGGCCAGAAGCATCATCGAGTCGTGGCAGAAAGGTGAACCCACCGATGCCGAACGCATCCTGCACATCGTTTACTGGACCCCGGCCGACCGCGAACCGGCACCGCAATATCGCGAGCGCCTGACCAGGGTAATGGAGTCGGTGCAGAAATTCTACGCGCAGGAAATGAACACCATTGGCTTCGGTGCCCAGACGGTGAACCTCACCTATGAGGATGACAAGCTGCTGAAAATCCACCTCATCAAAGCCCCCAAACCTTACGCCGACTATGGCCCCGCAGATGGTCAACGCATCCGCAAGGAATGCCTGCCGACGCTGGAAAAAGCCGGCATCTATGCGGACCAGGAGACCGTTGTCATCTTCTGCAACATGTCGAACTGGGACTCTAAAAAGCTGCGCATGAGCCAGAACAGCCCGTATTACGCGGGTGGTGATCATCGACGAGGAACCGCCTGGCAGGTGGATTCCGCCCTGCTGGATTCCGATTTACTCGCTAAAAAATCCCCCATCATCCACGATGGCCAATACGGCAAGATCTCTGTTGGGAAATACAACTCGATCTTCGTTGGCGGTGTCGCTCACGAGCTGGGCCACGCACTTGGACTACCCCACAACTGCGAGCGTGCCGACGAGCGTGCAGCGCATGGCATCGCCCTGATGGGAAATGGCAACCGCACCTTCGGGCGCGATCTTCGCGGCGAGGGCCAACCGTCTTTCCTCACCCTCGCCAGCGCCCTTCGCTGCGCCTCACACCCGATGTTCACCGGCTCGATCAAAGGCATGCACCTGCCGGGGAAAGCCCACCTGGAAGAGCTTCAATTCACTGCCAAAGACCGCGCCATCGCCATCAGTGGAAAAGTCGTAACCGCAGCTGACAGCCCGCCGGTTCACGGTGTGATCGCCTACACCGATCCATCCGGCGGCAGCAACTACGATGCCACCACCGCCACTGCCGTGCCAGACAGCCACGGCCACTTCACGCTCAATTGCACCGATCTCAAAGCGGGCAAATCCGCCTCGCTCCGACTGATCATTCTCTACGCCAATGGCGATGCCACCTCGCACATCGGTAGCCACAGCCCCTACACCTACCCTTACACCGTGGGAAAAGACGGACAGCCGGATCTCAGCACCCTGCATCAGATCACACACTTCGCCGCGGTCAAACAAGCCATGCAGCAGCGGAATCAGGCCGAGGTCACCCAGCAGCTCGAACGACTCAGCCGTGGCGAAGACCAGAAACTCGCCAAAATCGCCCAGCGCCTACTCGGGAAACACCAGCGCCACAGCACGCCGGACAAGATCGCCCATGATCTCACCCATATCCCACTCGCCGATACCACCCCCACAGCAGCCAAGGTCGGCTATTTCCACCCCACCTACAATCGCCTCCCCAATGCCGATGTCCTGCTGAACTCGGGTAACCAGATCTACGAGCACGGAATCTACGCTCACGCCCCCGCCAGGCATACTTACTCTCTCGATGGTCGATGGAAAAAGCTCACCGGAACCTGTGGTCTGGCCGCAGGCATGGGAGGCTCGGTGAAATTCTTCATCAAAGCCGATGGCAAGGTCGTCTGGCAGTCCAAAACCGTGAAAGCAGGCCAGAATCCTAAATTCTCCATCGATCTCAGTGGCGTGAAGCAAATTGAACTCATCACCGATGACAGTGGCGATGGCACCGGGCAAGACTGGGGGCTCTGGCTCGAGCCGCTGCTATTGCGCTAA
- a CDS encoding PEP-CTERM sorting domain-containing protein, giving the protein MSTHTLPLLLALISAPCLLAQSVANLDFSYAHGTVIDEQYAPLGITISVNGGQNIGIVYDSELGGINGDKIDGADNDLERLSSAGNPTGWDGGNLGTDYNAGGLLIIQENAALASAPTYGSGENQITSASNYNPDDNASGGTISFDINENLFDYHYFSVTLADFEEDGLSYSTTLYGINGTIETYSFSDFTDPTNPRYDASIVGGDNFINSLPELSLSTGEKLSQVDIKFDNSSGSVSGIVFSQYPVPEPSSITLLGLGAMGLLLRRRR; this is encoded by the coding sequence ATGTCCACACACACCTTACCCTTACTGCTTGCACTTATCTCTGCGCCTTGTCTGTTGGCTCAGAGTGTTGCGAACCTGGATTTCAGCTACGCGCACGGCACAGTCATTGATGAGCAATACGCACCGCTCGGTATCACCATCAGCGTCAATGGCGGCCAGAACATCGGCATCGTCTACGATTCTGAACTCGGTGGCATCAATGGAGACAAGATCGATGGTGCGGACAATGATCTCGAACGCCTCTCAAGCGCGGGCAACCCCACCGGCTGGGATGGTGGTAACCTGGGCACCGACTACAATGCCGGCGGCCTGCTAATCATTCAGGAAAATGCCGCCCTAGCCAGCGCTCCAACCTATGGCTCTGGGGAAAACCAAATCACTTCTGCGAGCAACTACAATCCGGACGATAACGCCAGCGGCGGCACCATCTCCTTCGACATCAACGAAAACCTCTTCGACTACCACTACTTCAGCGTCACCCTTGCGGACTTTGAAGAGGACGGCCTGAGCTATTCCACCACCCTCTACGGCATCAATGGCACCATTGAGACATACAGCTTTTCCGATTTCACTGATCCCACCAACCCCCGATATGATGCCAGCATCGTTGGTGGCGACAATTTCATCAACTCTCTGCCCGAACTCTCCCTCAGCACGGGTGAGAAACTGAGCCAAGTGGACATCAAGTTCGACAACTCCAGCGGCAGCGTCAGTGGCATTGTTTTCAGCCAGTATCCTGTGCCGGAACCATCCAGCATCACCCTGCTCGGCCTCGGTGCCATGGGCTTACTGCTCAGACGTCGGCGCTAG
- the rpe gene encoding ribulose-phosphate 3-epimerase — protein MKKWLPTDRIIAPSLLAADFGRVKEETTRAIHSGADWMHLDVMDGHFVDNISFGPAIIQAIHDTNDVFLDVHLMISRPDHFLSRFVEAGADMITVHLEAEHDVAETLKRIREAGCKAGLAINPATPFIDTLPYLDQIDMLLVMTVVPGFGGQSFMHEMMEKVESAASYRDEHGLAYHIEVDGGVDASTAPVAAAAGANVFVAGSSTFKAPDMAEAISVIRQA, from the coding sequence ATGAAGAAATGGCTCCCCACCGATCGAATCATCGCCCCGTCCTTGCTCGCCGCCGATTTTGGTCGGGTCAAAGAAGAAACCACCCGTGCTATTCACTCGGGTGCCGACTGGATGCATCTCGATGTCATGGACGGACACTTCGTCGATAACATTTCCTTCGGTCCCGCCATCATTCAGGCTATCCATGATACCAATGACGTCTTCCTCGACGTGCACCTGATGATTTCCCGTCCCGATCACTTCCTCTCACGCTTTGTCGAAGCCGGAGCGGATATGATCACCGTGCACCTCGAAGCTGAACACGATGTGGCTGAAACCCTGAAACGCATCCGCGAAGCAGGCTGCAAGGCTGGTCTGGCGATCAATCCCGCCACGCCATTCATCGATACCCTGCCTTATCTCGACCAAATCGACATGCTTCTGGTCATGACCGTCGTGCCCGGTTTCGGTGGGCAGTCGTTTATGCATGAGATGATGGAGAAAGTGGAATCCGCTGCCAGCTATCGTGACGAGCACGGCCTGGCCTACCACATCGAAGTGGATGGCGGCGTGGATGCCAGCACCGCTCCTGTCGCGGCCGCCGCCGGAGCCAATGTCTTTGTCGCCGGATCCTCCACCTTCAAAGCCCCAGACATGGCTGAAGCCATTTCCGTGATACGCCAGGCTTAG
- the ligA gene encoding NAD-dependent DNA ligase LigA, with protein MDDLFSQPAPDKRIAELTRQLEHHNQLYYQEAEPEISDAEYDALMGELKQLEKEHPSLAKPDSPTQRVGGAPLEGFEQRQHLVPMLSIEDIHELKPEELEELQATKPAATRAENLREWFKRFQRSLGHSDVRLTIEPKIDGVAVSCVYRDGVLDYAVTRGDGATGDDITQNIKTIQSIPLRLPAGAPALFEVRGEVFMPNAAFAKLNQQRDENGEPAFVNPRNATAGTLKQLDPKLVASRPLDCIFHSYGLVEDAPYSSVSEFQKTLKEYGLKSTHWFHQPSTMDELLECIQKLDQDRHDFPYATDGAVIKVDDLALHAQLGATSKHPKWACAYKFLPEQKETLLKSVTVQVGRTGVLTPVAELEPVFVSGTTVSRATLHNQDEIDRKDIRLGDTVIIEKAGEIIPAVVKVITAKRAADSKPFSLYDYVDGQCPSCHGPIEQEEGFVAWRCVNFACPAQAVTRIKHFASRKALDIDGLGTAVAEKLVENQIVSTTLDLFDLEADSLADLLLDPAKLEFGDSKPRRLGEKKAALITSSLNDARKAPLSRWIYAMGIPHIGESAAREIARLHKDLREVASSPILQDLAELPDFEELSVSKRKKENHPRLAKYQIESELGPVSAQHITAFFHSEGGKLVIEKLQAHGLNPTSDNYDPEKSALEHADSAIAGKTFVITGTLSKPRPEFKKIIEAEGGKVSGSISGKTDYLLAGEKAGSKRTKAEDLGVAVLDEAAFNELLAK; from the coding sequence ATGGACGATCTCTTTTCACAACCAGCGCCAGACAAGCGCATCGCAGAGCTGACTCGTCAGCTGGAGCACCATAACCAGCTCTACTACCAAGAAGCCGAGCCGGAAATCTCGGATGCCGAGTATGATGCCCTGATGGGCGAGCTGAAGCAACTGGAGAAAGAGCACCCGTCCCTGGCGAAGCCGGACTCTCCGACCCAGCGTGTGGGCGGCGCTCCCTTGGAAGGATTTGAGCAGCGCCAGCACCTGGTGCCGATGCTTTCCATCGAGGATATTCACGAGCTGAAACCGGAAGAGCTGGAGGAGCTGCAAGCCACCAAGCCTGCGGCCACCCGGGCCGAGAATTTGCGCGAGTGGTTCAAGCGCTTTCAGCGATCGCTCGGCCACTCCGATGTCCGTCTCACCATCGAACCCAAGATCGATGGCGTTGCCGTTTCCTGCGTTTACCGCGATGGGGTGTTGGACTACGCGGTCACCCGCGGCGATGGTGCCACCGGCGACGATATCACTCAGAATATTAAGACGATTCAATCGATCCCCCTGCGTCTGCCCGCCGGCGCTCCCGCCCTCTTCGAGGTTCGCGGTGAGGTGTTCATGCCGAACGCCGCCTTTGCCAAACTGAACCAGCAGCGCGATGAAAATGGCGAGCCTGCCTTTGTCAATCCACGCAACGCCACCGCCGGCACCCTCAAGCAGCTCGATCCCAAACTGGTCGCCAGCCGACCGCTCGACTGCATTTTCCACTCCTACGGCCTGGTCGAGGACGCGCCCTACAGCAGCGTCAGCGAGTTCCAAAAGACCCTCAAAGAATACGGCCTGAAGAGCACGCATTGGTTCCACCAGCCGTCGACCATGGATGAATTGTTAGAGTGCATTCAGAAGCTCGATCAGGATCGCCACGACTTCCCCTACGCCACCGATGGCGCGGTGATCAAGGTGGATGATCTCGCCCTGCACGCCCAGCTCGGTGCCACCTCGAAGCACCCGAAGTGGGCCTGTGCCTACAAGTTTCTGCCGGAGCAAAAAGAGACCCTGCTGAAGTCAGTCACCGTTCAGGTCGGGCGGACCGGCGTGCTCACCCCCGTGGCCGAGCTCGAACCGGTCTTTGTCTCCGGCACCACGGTTTCCCGCGCCACCCTGCACAATCAGGACGAGATCGATCGCAAGGACATCCGCCTGGGCGACACCGTCATCATCGAAAAAGCCGGCGAAATCATCCCCGCCGTGGTCAAGGTCATCACCGCCAAACGCGCCGCCGACAGCAAGCCGTTCTCTCTCTACGATTACGTCGACGGCCAGTGCCCGTCCTGCCACGGACCGATCGAGCAGGAGGAGGGATTTGTCGCTTGGCGCTGTGTCAACTTCGCCTGCCCGGCGCAAGCGGTCACCCGCATCAAACACTTCGCCTCACGCAAGGCGCTGGACATCGATGGACTGGGAACTGCGGTGGCAGAGAAGCTGGTGGAAAACCAAATCGTCAGCACCACGCTCGACCTTTTCGACCTCGAAGCCGACTCGTTGGCCGACCTTTTGTTAGACCCCGCCAAACTCGAATTCGGCGATAGCAAACCGCGCCGTCTCGGTGAGAAAAAAGCCGCCCTCATCACCAGCTCGCTGAACGATGCGCGCAAGGCACCGCTCTCGCGCTGGATCTACGCCATGGGGATTCCGCACATTGGGGAATCGGCCGCGCGCGAGATTGCCCGACTGCACAAGGACCTCCGCGAAGTTGCCAGCTCGCCGATCCTGCAAGACCTCGCCGAGCTCCCTGACTTCGAAGAACTCTCTGTTTCCAAACGTAAAAAGGAAAACCATCCGCGCCTGGCCAAGTATCAGATCGAGTCCGAGCTCGGCCCCGTTTCCGCCCAACACATCACCGCCTTTTTCCATAGCGAAGGCGGCAAGCTGGTGATTGAAAAACTGCAAGCGCACGGACTCAATCCCACGTCGGATAACTACGATCCGGAGAAATCCGCGCTGGAGCACGCCGACTCCGCCATCGCGGGCAAAACCTTCGTCATCACCGGCACCCTGTCGAAACCTCGCCCCGAGTTCAAAAAGATCATCGAGGCCGAGGGAGGCAAGGTCTCCGGCTCCATCTCCGGCAAAACCGACTACCTCTTGGCCGGTGAAAAAGCCGGCTCCAAGCGCACCAAGGCCGAGGACCTCGGCGTCGCCGTGCTCGACGAAGCCGCCTTCAACGAGCTGCTGGCGAAGTAG